From a single Budorcas taxicolor isolate Tak-1 chromosome X, Takin1.1, whole genome shotgun sequence genomic region:
- the LOC128070425 gene encoding LOW QUALITY PROTEIN: eukaryotic peptide chain release factor GTP-binding subunit ERF3B-like (The sequence of the model RefSeq protein was modified relative to this genomic sequence to represent the inferred CDS: inserted 1 base in 1 codon): MDLGSSSSSDSAPDCWDQVDMEAPGLAPSGDGASSALAAAAAEVQHEPLSSAFSRQLNINAKPFVPNVHAAEFVPAFLRGPSQPQTPPNDAPGFYETCTGAGNPQGKRLGRGAPVEHSKEEQLLWREGSNSAVTMELSEPVVENGEVEMVLEESWEHNKEVSEAEPGGSSLGDSGXPEESGQEMMEKEEIRKSKSMVVPSGAPKKEHVNVVFIGHVDAGKSTIGGQIMFLTGMVDKRTLEKYEREAKEKNRETWYLSWALDTNQEERDKGKTVEVGRAYFETEKKHFTILDAPGHKSFVPNMIGGASQADLAVLVISARKGEFETGFEKGGQTKEHAMLAKTAGVKYLIVLINKMDDPTVNWSMERYEECKEKLVPFLKKVGFSPKKDIHFMPCSGLTGANIKEQSDFCPWYTGLPFIPYLDNMPNFNRSIDGPIRLPIVDKYKDMGTVVLGKLESGSIFKGQQLVMMPNKHNVEVLGILSDDAETDYVAPGENLKIRLKGIEEEEILPGFILCDPTNLCHSGRTFDVQIVIIEHKSIICPGYNAVLHIHTCIEEVEITALISLVDKKSGEKSKTRPRFVKQDQVCIARLKTAGTICLETFKDFPQMGRFTLRDEGKTIAIGKVLKLVPEKD; this comes from the exons ATGGacctgggcagcagcagcagcagcgactcGGCTCCCGACTGCTGGGACCAGGTGGACATGGAAGCACCGGGTTTGGCCCCGAGCGGGGACGGAGCCTCTTCGGCGTTGGCGGCGGCCGCCGCCGAGGTGCAGCATGAGCCCCTCAGCTCGGCCTTCAGCCGTCAGCTCAACATCAACGCCAAACCCTTCGTGCCTAACGTCCATGCCGCGGAGTTCGTGCCGGCCTTCCTGCGGGGCCCGAGCCAGCCGCAGACCCCCCCGAATGACGCCCCCGGATTCTATGAAACCTGTACGGGCGCGGGCAACCCTCAAGGTAAAAGGCTGGGACGGGGGGCACCTGTGGAACATTCCAAAGAGGAACAGTTATTGTGGCGTGAAGGTTCCAATTCAGCCGTTACCATGGAACTTTCAGAACCTGTTGTAGAAAATGGAGAGGTGGAGATGGTTTTAGAAGAGTCATGGGAGCACAATAAAGAAGTAAGTGAAGCTGAGCCAGGGGGTAGTTCCTTGGGAGATTCGG CCCCAGAAGAAAGTGGCCAGGAAATGATGGagaaagaggaaatcagaaaatcgAAATCTATGGTCGTACCCTCAGGTGCTCCTAAAAAAGAACACGTAAATGTGGTATTCATTGGGCATGTCGATGCCGGGAAGTCAACCATTGGAGGACAGATCATGTTTTTGACAGGAATGGTTGACAAAAGAACACTTGAGAAATatgaaagagaagctaaagaaaaaaacagagaaacttGGTATTTGTCCTGGGCCTTAGATACAAACCAGGAAGAACGAGACAAGGGTAAAACAGTAGAGGTGGGTCGTGCCTattttgaaacagaaaagaaacatttcacaATTTTAGATGCCCCTGGCCATAAGAGTTTTGTCCCAAATATGATCGGTGGTGCTTCTCAAGCTGATTTGGCTGTACTGGTAATCTCTGCCAGGAAAGGAGAGTTTGAGACTGGATTTGAAAAAGGTGGACAGACAAAAGAACATGCAATGTTGGCAAAAACGGCAGGGGTGAAATATTTGATAGTGCTTATTAATAAGATGGATGATCCCACAGTAAATTGGAGCATGGAGAGATATGAAGAATGTAAAGAAAAGCTAGTGCCCTTTTTGAAAAAAGTCGGCTTTAGTCCCAAAAAGGACATTCACTTTATGCCCTGCTCAGGGCTGACCGGGGCAAATATTAAAGAGCAATCAGATTTCTGCCCTTGGTACACTGGATTACCATTCATTCCATATTTGGATAATATGCCAAACTTCAACAGATCCATTGATGGACCAATTAGACTGCCAATTGTGGATAAGTACAAGGATATGGGCACTGTGGTCCTGGGAAAGCTGGAATCAGGATCCATTTTTAAAGGCCAGCAGCTTGTGATGATGCCAAACAAGCACAATGTGGAAGTTCTTGGAATACTTTCTGACGATGCTGAAACTGATTATGTAGCCCCAGGTGAAAACCTTAAAATCAGACTGAAGGGAATTGAAGAAGAAGAGATTCTTCCAGGATTCATACTCTGTGATCCTACTAATCTTTGCCATTCTGGACGCACATTTGATGTTCAGATAGTGATTATTGAGCACAAATCCATCATCTGCCCAGGTTATAATGCAGTGCTGCATATTCATACTTGTATTGAGGAAGTTGAGATAACAGCCTTAATCTCCTTGGTAGATAAAAAATCAGGAGAAAAGAGTAAGACACGGCCCCGCTTCGTGAAGCAAGATCAAGTGTGCATTGCCCGTTTAAAGACAGCAGGAACTATCTGCCTTGAGACATTCAAAGATTTTCCTCAGATGGGTCGTTTTACTTTAAGAGATGAGGGTAAGACCATTGCAATTGGCAAAGTTCTGAAACTGGTCCCAGAGAAGGACTAA